CGCGCATTCCGTCGGCAATCCTGGAGAGTAACGACCCCGAGGTGTACGGAGCATTCCTGCGGGGCCTGTTCGAAGCGGACGGAACCGTTCAGGAAGGTGTGCCGTCCGTTTCCACCTCGTCCGAGTCCTTTGCGGGTGAACTGCGTACGTTGGCACTGACGCTGGGACTGGCTACGACCACTCGGCAAACCACCAGCGGTTGGGGCAGTGATCAGTTCCAGGTCCGGTTGCGCAATGCCGAGCACGCCGCAGCGTTCGATGAGTTCGTCGGTTTCATGGGTAACCGCAAGAACGCGAAGGTCTCGTTCGGTGGTCAGCAGTCCGGTAACAGCGACCGCATTCTGCTCCCCCGTGAGGTTTGGGACGCTCTTGTCCCGGTGGGACATGATCTGCGCAGTGCCGTCGTCGGTTCGCTCGGCAAGAGCGGCGGCGTATCGCGGACGCTGGCTAAGCAGATCTTCGCCGAGACCGGGGATGACAGGCTCGCTCACGCACTGGACTACCTCTTCGAAACGGTGTCGCTCAACGAGGACGGGGGCGTGCAACCGACCTACGACCTGTCGGTGCCCGATAACGTCACTTATGTGGCGAGCGGCTTCGTCAGCCACAACACCATCGGCTTGATGATGGACTGCGACACGACCGGGGTCGAACCGGACCTGGCACTGGTCAAGTTCAAGAAGCTGGTCGGTGGCGGCTCGATGCAGATCGTCAACCAGACGGTGCCTCGAGCGCTGCACGCGCTGGGCTATCAGCAGGAGCAGATCGAGGCGATCGTCGAGTACATCGCCGAGCACGGTCACGTCGTCGACGCTCCGGGACTGCGGCCGGAGCACTACGAGGTGTTCGACTGCGCGATGGGCGAGCGTTCGATCGCCCCGATGGGGCACGTGCGCATGATGGCGGCCGTCCAGCCGTTCCTGTCCGGATCGATTTCCAAGACCGTGAACATGCCGGAAGAGGCCACCGTCGCCGACGTCGAGGAGGTCTACTTCGAGGGATGGCGGCTCGGGCTCAAGGCACTCGCGATCTACCGCGACAACTGCAAGGTCGGTCAACCGCTGTCGGCCGGTAAGGGCGAGAAGGCCGATGGTGAGAAGGCGGTGGAAAAACAGATCGAGTACCGCCCGGTCCGCAAGCGCCTGCCGAAGAAGCGTCCGAGCGAGACCGTGTCGTTCACCGTGGGCGGTGCCGAGGGATACCTGCATGCCGGTTCCTACCCGGACGACGGACTCGGCGAGATTTTCGTCAAGCTCGGCAAGCAGGGATCGACGCTGGCGGGTGTCATGGACGCCTTCTCGATGTCGATTTCCGTGGGGCTCCAGTACGGCATTCCGCTGGAGTTCTATGTCTCGAAGTTCCAGAACGTGCGTTTCGAACCGGCCGGAATGACCGACGATCCGGACGTGCGGATGGCCAGCAGTGTGCTGGACTACCTGTTCCGCAGGCTGGCGCTGGATTACCTGCCGTACGAGAAGCGGGCCCAGTTGGGCATCTTCACCGTCGAGGAACGCAACGCGCAGACATCCGGTTACGACGCGGGCCGGTCCGTGGACAGCGATGCCGAGCTGGACACCATGCGCTCGACGGTGGATTACTCCTCCTCGAACTCGACGTCGTCGAACTCCTCGTCGTCGAACTCGACATCATCGGACTCGGAGAACGAGGACGAGCAGCGAGTGGGGAGCTCGACGGAGCTTCTGGAACTGCGGCTGGGCAAGGCGGCCGATGCGCCGCTGTGCATGACCTGCGGGACGAAGATGCGGCCCTCCGGGGCCTGCTACCTCTGCGAGGGTTGCGGCGCCACCTCCGGCTGCAGCTGATATCGGGCATGATCCGTGGAGTGTGATCTCCGGTTCACACGGTGGGGAGCCGACGTAGGGTCGCCTCCCCACCGTGGATCGCTCACGGCACGGAGTCGGTCGGCATGGAGCCGGACGGTGCTGTGGCCATTGCGGACGGTTTTCCCAGCAGGGCGGAGAACTCGAACACACAGCCGTTGCCGAACCATGTGTCGTAAAGCCGCCACACGTGGTGATTGACATTGCTTTCGCGGGTGGCAGGGTGAGATTCGACCTTGTTCGGTTCTTGCGGGAGTCTCCATGTGGCGCGTTCGAACGGCCCTGCTGGCGGCGGTTTTCGTCTTGCCCCTGACCGGATTTGCGGCCACGGCCGCGCCGCAATCGGTGCCGTCCGGCCCCGTATTCACCAACGGTGCGGCACAGCCGGTTTTCGACCCGTCGAAAGCGATACGGGAAAATCTGTTCGTCACCGCGCCCGTCGACAGTGATCATGACGGTCGCGACGATCGGGTTCACGTTCAGGTGGTCCGTCCGAAAGCCACCGAGCAGGGCTTGCAGGTCCCCGTGGTGTACCGGGCGAGTCCGTACTTCGCCGGTGGCAACGACGTGGACAACCACAATGTCGACCGCGAGCTCCACGTGCCGGACCGGCCGGGTCATCCCCGTTCGCACGGGGTCGGACGCCCCAGCAGGCGGGGCGCTGACGAGCGCCCGGCCATCGCGAGCGCAGGCGCCGCTGCCACCGATATCACCTGGGCTTACGAGCAGTATCTGCTCGCTCGTGGCTACGCCGTGGTCTATGCCGAGTCACTCGGCAGTGGACAGTCCACCGGATGCCCCACGACGGGCGGGAGAAACGAGACGATCGGTGCCAAGTCGGTGATCGACTGGCTGAACTCGCGCGCACCCGCACACGATGCGCAGGGCGATCCCGTTTCGGCGGACTGGACCACCGGCGAAGTCGGCATGATGGGGGTGTCCTACAACGGCACATTGCCCAATGCCGTGGCCACGACGGGCATCGAGGGACTCGAGACGATCGTGCCCATCGGCGCGATCTCGAACTGGTACGACTACTACCGAGCCGATGGTGCCGTGGTTGCCCCGGATGGATACCAGGGTGAGGACGCCGACGTGCTCGCGAAGTTCGTCCACACCAACGGTCTTTCGTGCAAGGACGTGATCCGGCGGCTGGCTGCCGAGCAGGATCGCCGGACCGGTGACTACAGCCGTTTCTGGGACAAGCGCAACTATCTCGACGACGTGGAGAACGTGCGTGCTTCCGTGCTCATGGTGCATGGACTCAACGACTGGAACGTCAAGACCAACCAGGCGGCACAGTGGTACGAAGCGCTGCGTCAGAACGGCGTCGAGCACAAGATCTGGTGGCATCGCTCGGGGCACCGGGATCCGATCAGCCTGCGCAGGGACGCGTGGCTGCGGACGCTGAACCGATGGTTCACCCATTACTTGTACGGCGTGGACAACGGTGTCGAGGAGGAACCGCGGGCCACGATTCAACGCGAGGACGGTAGCTGGGTTCGGAAACCGGAGTGGCCGGCGCCCGGAGCTCGCGAGGTGGCGCTGCAACCGAAGCCGGGCGGTGACCAGCGTGGCGGGCTGGGCTTGTCTCGCGGTAGGAACGGCAAAGCCGTCGAGATGCTTCGTGACGACGCGAGCAAGCTCGCCGAGGAGCTCGCCGCGGCACCGAGCTCCCCGCATCGGCTCGCGTACTTCACCGAGCCGACCAAGCAGCCATTGCGGGTGAGCGGCACCGCGTATGCGCACTTGGCGCTGACGTTCGATCGTCGGGCCGCCAACGTGACCGCGATGCTGGTGGACCTGGCGCCGGACGGGACCACAGCACCGATCACTCGGGGCTGGACCGATCCGCAGAACCGGCACTCGATCGACCGAACCTCGCCGATCCGGCCGGGCAAGGAGTACCGGATCGAGGTACCGATGATGCCCGCGGATTACGTGCTGGCCACCGGCCATCGGTTGGGTCTCGTGGTGCTCTCCAGCGATCACGACTTCACCCTCCGCCCGAGTCCCGGCACGGGACTGTGGCTGGATCTCTCGTCGAGTCGGCTACGGGTCCCCGTGGTGACAACCACGCAGCGGTGGCGTCCATAAGCCCTCGCCGGGGAGGTCCGGGGCAAAGTTCCGAGTTGTCCACAAGGGGCATTTCTGTCCACAGAGTGCGGATTTGTCCCTGTCGCAACCCGGAGTGGCACGCCGATCGTGGTGGTATGACAACGCCACTGCACAGCACAGTCAAACTGACCGATCCCGGTGACGTCCTGGCCGCCATCCCTCATCTCCTGGGATTTCATCCGGTGGATTCGCTCGTGGTGATCACCGTGCATGCGGTTCCGGGATCCGTGCGACTCGGGATGAGTGTCCGTGTCGACGTGCCATCCCCGCAGGATCGTCACCAACTCGCCGAACACCTCGTGAAAGGGCCGCTTTCCCGCCATGGTGCGGACGCGGTGATACTCGCCATCGTGGGCGGGAGTGGAGACCCCGACACGGGTTCGCTCGACGGCGATCACGGCAGCGCGGCTCCCGCAGCGCATCGATACGGGACCGGGTCGAATCACCGGAAGTTTCCGCACAGCGAGCTGGTCGGAACACTGCGTGACGTCCTCGCCGACGCGGAGTTGCCCGTTGTGCAGGCCGTCTG
This Haloactinomyces albus DNA region includes the following protein-coding sequences:
- a CDS encoding Xaa-Pro dipeptidyl-peptidase, encoding MWRVRTALLAAVFVLPLTGFAATAAPQSVPSGPVFTNGAAQPVFDPSKAIRENLFVTAPVDSDHDGRDDRVHVQVVRPKATEQGLQVPVVYRASPYFAGGNDVDNHNVDRELHVPDRPGHPRSHGVGRPSRRGADERPAIASAGAAATDITWAYEQYLLARGYAVVYAESLGSGQSTGCPTTGGRNETIGAKSVIDWLNSRAPAHDAQGDPVSADWTTGEVGMMGVSYNGTLPNAVATTGIEGLETIVPIGAISNWYDYYRADGAVVAPDGYQGEDADVLAKFVHTNGLSCKDVIRRLAAEQDRRTGDYSRFWDKRNYLDDVENVRASVLMVHGLNDWNVKTNQAAQWYEALRQNGVEHKIWWHRSGHRDPISLRRDAWLRTLNRWFTHYLYGVDNGVEEEPRATIQREDGSWVRKPEWPAPGAREVALQPKPGGDQRGGLGLSRGRNGKAVEMLRDDASKLAEELAAAPSSPHRLAYFTEPTKQPLRVSGTAYAHLALTFDRRAANVTAMLVDLAPDGTTAPITRGWTDPQNRHSIDRTSPIRPGKEYRIEVPMMPADYVLATGHRLGLVVLSSDHDFTLRPSPGTGLWLDLSSSRLRVPVVTTTQRWRP